Genomic segment of Malus domestica chromosome 15, GDT2T_hap1:
GAGCCATATTGAGGAGAGGATTTCTAAGTGCCCATTGGAAGACCTTACGTTGCTCACGGATGATTTGTCGAAGCTTGTTTTTCATccttgaagatcaagattgcCGAACTTATGGCCGCCTCGGCTGAGTATTCTTCCTTGTATGCTATTTCCTTGGAGAAGTTGAGTCCAGATGACAGAGCTTATCAGCTAGCAACAATAAACTTGTCACTGGCTCAAGTTCAGTCTTCTCAGCAAGCTGCTTCAGGAGATTATCAAGTCATAGAGACTTCTTTAACTTCTGTCTAGGTGCGACTAAATGCGTTGGTGCGAGAACGAAAGCAGTTGGTAATTGAAGCATCGCAACTTGAAAATGTTCTCGAGGAGCAGGGAACAACACTTTCTCAGCACCAAGAGGAGATTTCACGATTAGAACGGGAGAAAGGCATGACTATGGAGTTGCCCATCTTGTCTCCCACCGAGAtagagactttgaagactttggaaggcttGCTTGAAAATCACCTCCGTAGTTTTAGGGACATAGTTTTCAAGTAGTGTCTTTAGTTATTTCTCTTTTAAAGAAACAAAGtatttacattcttgaatttgctcttttttttttttttaagattgtgtgactgtacttgaagttttgacgtttcaagttgcctacgtacccttggtTAAGGaaggatcaagtcataacgtagttcaaatggtgtcgtacgcagtttatgctcttaCAGACCAGGAGTGTCTTGATGACGTTTGTTtcaggggtagtagcgcttcaagaatctgccattaaTGGGGCCAATtttcaagccgtcttctgccatgattaagtaggcgccattgGTATAAACTTCTTGTATTATGTAAGGTctatcccactttgatgtgaacttgctttttgttttgtgagttgtgatgataggcttACGTAAtgcaaggacgagatctcccatttgaaaagaacGAGGGCGTACTTTCTTGTTGAAAGCCTTAGAGAGTCGTGCTTGATAACACTTCAAGTACTgctgagcttcgagccttctctcatccagtgcttccaactcttgaaggcgcaactttgcattctctttattagtcaagccttcttgtataccCATCCTTAGTGaagggatttgactttcgagcggtTGAATAGCTTCGatgccatatacgagagaataaggcatagtttgggtaggagtcctatgtgtcgtcctatacgcccaaagtgcttcgcttattctttcgtgccagtcACTCTTTGCtcggccgatcaccttcttcaggagattgcacaatgttttgttaaATGATTCTATAAGACCGTTAGTCAAagaatgatacatggaagacacGTGTtgtttgaacttgtatttctcgcagagctcaTCCACGAGTCGATTGGAGAATTGTTTCCCATTGTCAGTGataatgtagcgaggcacaccatataggtggatgatatgctccttgatgaaacggacgacagtttccttctttactttcCTTAGAGGTATGGCTACagctgatgcgtaaaataactaaacacacaaattaaccctcttgttgacaattgtagtatggataagtagggatcgttcttaaaccggggattatgagggattgctaaacactctaaactgactcaaatatgtaaaacaaaatttgaaacactaaactagactcaaagaatgcaaatctaaactctaaaacactaaaacaaaccaaaagactcaaaactgccttaaaaacactttgtgggcagttttgaactctaacacaaacttggaggaaattgggttataacttgaatcaaaacacttaaaaacacaaaataaattgatttctaactaatctaacactttaaaataatgggggatttggttttgacgaatttaaaaacaaagaaaacagattgtaactaAAACAGagttttaaaacgaatttggatgaaattatGGATAAAAGgatagttaggaggttcttctccacacatgacacacttgcatacaaaatgatttccaattgcttttcaataagctatgaattctcaacgccccagattaaccgtgaattgcactaattaaccctcagattttccaaaagttattgaattggataattgcatacgacaacccaaagcattccccacaagttccctacatgaattgcataatagaggtacaagtaagaatcattaagttctatgaaaatcataagcattgacgaagcattcgttactatgaattgcatgaaacttacgCCAATAATTTACTTAaagcgattgtgactagcaaccttcactacttgtgaatataagttcgtaacgattaggtgaaactcccttatattctagcatcaaattcatgcatgaaaattaagcgtgcactctcaaccaacacacacaaatcagtttttatacgaacggataagtaaattgaattcacaacttataaaaCACAagtggatgtaatcaaatcatattgcaagcatgaacatggtttcgaatcatcccctaactaagaggggtttagttcctcatactcacaaaacaaagattattgaattgaaacattgaaaacaaaagaaagattacacctagaaacgctccaacaatccaacgtcttgaatggcaagcacgtccaagggtctccttctttcttctttgctgcgacacaagggtgtttggtgatgatttgtggtgaattgtggtggtggatggatgtaggtaggttatggtgaaggatggAATGCTTAGAATGGTCAGAAAGGGGTCTTATTTATAGGGAAAGGAAGGGCTACGAATTTATTAGATTTCGAATcagaaatcaatggaaaataggcaagaaaggtgcAGGAATCAAAGAGAATAGGAAAGGGAAATTCGGCAAAGATTGTAGAACatatttaggaatgtgttttgaggcacaaaataggtaagaatCCTCTCCCCTTGTGCAGCAAgaattgaaacaaaagggaatgtaattttgggtcagaaaTACGTAAGAaagaatcagaaattaaagagaaataGGTAACAAAGATGTGGCACAATATAGGAAAGGTACTTAAGGTTAGAAATTAAAAGGGAAAGAGGATGTATGGTGCGGCAAGGGACAAGGGAGAAAGGGAAAGGTGTTTTTGGTTTAGAAATTAGGGAAACATGGCAAGGGAAATTATTGCACAAGAGGAGACAATGATGAAGCATAAAGGGGACAAGGCGCCACCTTTGTAGGAGGTACTGAAATTATGTCTTCTAGGCTTCCAAACTGACTTCTAACATCCTTTAGGCCTTCAATTTCGTCAATCAATATTACTCCAAGCATAAGATATTCAAttcatgcccaaaactgctccaaaaggctccaaaatgcatctttttacatactttgtccttaaaacctgaaattgcacgaaaatgactttgaACACTAAAATGCCCACTTAGATAAGTAATatgttgcagctaggatgtaagcttctcctacAGATGACTTTGGAGTAATTTGTCCTACGATGTCCAGTctccatgcatcgaatggccataaAGCAGCTatagggtgtaatggttcaggtggttgatgtatgaagttggcgtagaattggcaggcttggcacattttggcatgttccaggcagtcctttaccatgcttggccagtagtaacccattatTTTGAGCtagaaatgtagctttggtccagactGATGCGCCCCGCATACGTTTAAGtatgcttcttccatggcttgattggcttcttcttcacctaggcatctcaaaagtactcattcgaaagagcgtcggtagagtgtttctttgtagtagagaaagcgaggtgctcgtcgacgtatttcgaGCGGTGTTTAGGATCATCtggaagttttccatgctcTAAATAGCCGATCAACGGTTGTTTCCACTCTTCAACATCAAttggaagtactgagatgacatttgtatcatccagTAGCATTTCGGTAATGAgcgggatcacccatctttaGCAAATTAGCACATCTGCAGCTTCATCTTTTCCCAGTGTCatgctcgaggctaggttggTGAGAGTGTctaccatttgattttcttttcttggcacatgttctagtgtcacagtctcaaactcttgtagcagttgagtttccagccggaagtatgggacgagatcatctttcctcacctcatattcagttaagagttgattgattataaGCTTGGAATCGCCAAATACCTCAAGGGCTGTGATTcccatgttgatcgccatttggagcccgatgatcagtgcttggtactcagcgacgttgttggagcgtAATTCGCTTAGTTGAAAGGAATAAGGTAATGTTTGCcattgtggcgacatgaatactactatTGCCCCTGCTTCATCTGCTCGTGTAGATCGGTCGAAAAACATTGTCCATGTTGGGAAGATGTCGATGTTGAACACTTACTCGTCAgacaagtcgtctgagattttccaatcaacTGGGATTAGGTAATCGGCAAGAAAGCCTGCTAGCGCTTGTCCCTTGATGGCTTTAGCTGGaacgtagatgatctcatacTGGTTAAGAAGCAACACCCATTTAGTGAGTCATCCTGTCAAGACtggtttggacatgacgtatttgatcgggtcagctttagcaaccaagtggatggtgtaagcatgcatgtaatgcgtGAGCTTCTAGATGGCgaacaccaaggcaaggcatatcttttctattggggagtagttcaactcggtGCCAGTGAGAGTTCGGctgaggtagtagagcgctcCTCCTTTCTAGGATTCATTCTcttgtgccaagagtgctccaattaaactttcctgagcagcgatgtacaatatgagcggtTTCCCTGACACAGGCGCCCCCAGAACTGGTAGACTTGataaatacttttttatgcttttaaAAGTATTGTGGCATGCTTCGTCCCATACAAATGGAACATCCACTTCATGAGTtgactgaacggttgacaacgccttgcaaggttggagatgaagcgtcttaTGAAAGCTAGTCATCCTTGTAAAcatttcaactcgtgcaggtttcttggctcaggcATGCTTTAAATGGCCCTGATCTTTGATtagtccacttcaatgccatggtgcttgacaatgaagctaAGGAACATTCCAgaggtgacgccaaatgcacactttaacgggttcatcttgaagttgtattttcgcagcctttcgaacactatTCGTAAATCCTTCACGTGATATGATCTTTTCTTTAtcttgaccaccacatcatCTACATAACACTTTACATTTTTCTGTAGCATGTCATTAAAGATTTTCTGCGTTGCGCATTTatatgtagctccagcgttctttagaccaaagggcatcaccatgtaccagtagataccttttggggtgcggaaggctgttagttcctcatcttcgagagccatgagaatttgattgtatccagaagagccatccatgaatgatagtgcccCATGACCAGTGGTTGCGTCTAcgatgatttcgatgattggcaaggggaagtcgtcCTTTAGGAAAGCATCGTTGAGGTCTCAGAAGTCTACgtaaacacgtatttgtccagattttttAAGGACAATGAAGATGTtagagatccacttggggtattgcacctctcgaatgaagcctgcttcgattagcttgtcaatctcgaCCTCAATTTATGgtatgagctcggatcgatagcgcctTTGAATTTGCTTTATCGGTCGTGTTCCAGGCTTGACTACAAGATGATGCATAACGATGATAGGGTCAAGGCCGagcatttccttgtaggtccaagcaaagacgtctttgtactctaATAGCAATTGGTAATACTCCTCTATCTCATATGCACTTAGGAGCGTACTTATGAAGATAGGCTTCGATTCTTATTTcgtgcctaagttgagcttcttgagatcatcaaccgtggcttgcccccTATCTTCAAGTTGTGGTAGTGCGGCAATGACGTCTTTCTTGgggatttcatcttctttgccttcttggattgtgatgtggaagacatcttggacttCCTCTTCAGTGTCGTCCTTTCAGGCTTGTTGGCGTGAAGGTTAGCCAgggtggatgatggtgcgccttttcaTGTTCAGTGATCCAAttgtgtcaacctccaagattgcttgacGCTTCATCTTTGAAGGAATAGAGCTTCGAACATCATCTTTTCCTGCCAGATCATCGagcttttctttctttgacGTTGTCTCCCTCTTTTTAGAAGGCTTCTTATTATCTTCAAGTTTTTCCAAAGCTGACCATCGCGGAGGAGAGCTAGCCGTGTTGCTTTATTtgttaggttttgacaaccttttgaaaacaaagttttagGATGTTGGCGTGCTAACTCTCTTAAAAACAGAGGTTTGGTTTGACCACTAATGCGATCAAGTGCCGAAATTTTGGGCCTTAAAtgattcatcctatcgaagactgaCATCCGAGGGGTGGACTTAGGTTCTTCTTGATTTTGTTCAATGCTCACATTAATATGTTGAGTGCTAACgtttttcgctttgcttgaaatcttcacaggTGCATtcggtgtgaagccaagtccagctttgttattgtcaattctgtaaccatgcttcttcaatttcttttgagtctcggtgaggtcatGTTCTTTGTCGTTGACAatgtttgaaaccttcttttcaggattcgaagaagaagcaaaGTCATACCCAGCCTTttacatgagtttgtaggcgtttggatcaaaaccttcttcgatCCTCTTGGTCggaagaaagcttggttccacccctTTTGGCAGatcttttatgaagccttgtggtagtcatgcaaccttagtgtcgcctagctgtgtcagaggcaaaATTACATTCGTGTTGAGCAACTTTACGTTATCCTTGTACCGatgtgcatcggctttgcttACTCCAGTTTCaaacggggattgaccattctttcttctcgacatcaGGATGTATTCGAAAACGGGTGTGCTTGGTCCATTTGAGGGTGTCTTATTCCCTATGGTTATCGtaggtttagcaagctcatcatcATTTTCATTTAAAGATGGCGTAGCTTCTCCTTCTTGCTTTTTAGGCATGGCTTGCCACttctgctttttaggtgttgctttgcccgtggatttgatctcttctgGGAAagcttcgggcaccatgtcttcatccatgtagaacttagCGTCTGCGAAGTGTGATTcagcttcggtgaatggcttggtatCACCTTGGATCACTTTTACTCCTTCAtggtaaaattttaagcattggtggagGGTGGATGGCACTACTCCATTCccgtggatccaaggccttcttAAGAGCAAGCTGTATAAGGTTTTTGCATCAATCGCGTGGAATATTATGCTTGatttgagttcaccaatggtcatttccactcggatcatgcccatcgcccTTTGTCCTCGTTGGTTAAAACCCTGGATCAGCAGACGGCTTAGGGACAGTTCATCTACCTTGATGCCGATcgtggtcattgttgacttcggcatgatgtttatggccgatccaccatccacaagcatgtggTTGACTTTATGCTCCCTTACATACCCAGATACGAAAAGATGACGGTTATagggcttggatcctagcagcaagtctttgTCGGTGAAGTAGATTGCATCCTGGGTAGCACAACAATCGGCATACTCATATGGTTGAAGTTTCAAGTCTTCGTCCTTGCTTTCTTGCGCTTTGTGGTCACTGGGACTTTCCAAGATTGCTGCTAGTACtcttcgcatcttctttggcaatcgtagcgcttcctcgatgctaaagtgcATCAGCAGACCCTCTTTGGATGTGAGGGAAATTTCTCCCTCAATGGTGATggctttgccttttgaaggttcttccatttctacttcaaccatgtgacatgcagcgatagtgcactgttggaaaaaatccttcgggaagtactcgtgcaaaaAGATAGGAATGCGTGGcacttgctccataggttccccagcatatgttggcttagcagcttttacgtttcttttaggCTTTTTACTGTTGCAACGACGGTGCTTCCTCACTTGTTCCACatttggccttgtggcttgtggttttggtttccttgtttttttgtaggtcaccaatgtccatccttctttATCATCAGTATGTGCATCTTGGTCgcttgcccccggtgatggttgtgCCGAAGGTGCTGTGCAGCTTGAGCATTGGTGGGAATGGTCAAGTGTGCCTTGGAGAGGTACGGGATCGAAGGATCCCAACATAATTGTAGTAATATGTGTTGCTGCCGTGTCTTCAAGGTCGAGCTCGATTTGCCCTTGTTGCACTAGCTTCATGATAAGTTCTTTGTGaacgaaaaattttgtcctagctaagaacaagtaagaacatttgaatacatatgcaaactattaacactttcaAGTAggtatgcattcaaaaacaattcataaaacccatgactttcaaagcctagtatatggtgaaccaataaactctttaacaacattaaagagaagtaaagatttagagtttctttacccttgaagctcatccttgtttacacaagggattcacccaagtggagggccttcaagtcacctcctagctccttggatattgcttgtgatttccttctccttttatgCTCCTTTGGACTTTGAGAAtataaggaaaggatctccaaaaacaccaaagatttggtgtctctaagtctccacaccaagggttaagtgtgaagatgaaatggatgacttagggaagaagagattgctagattaatctccctaagtggccggcctctttagagaaatagagagaaagtgtttcacctcatttcaccaagaaaaaccctaatgagaaataaagctataaagttccttttatacttcatgtcaagtgagtggcaaacttgtaattaatccaagcttgcccattcaccctaatggccggccatattaatgttattgggctatttgcccattttgttttagttgtcatacaacttaaacataatgggccttttggaccaaaacgcttttgggccccgaagcccaaaaccaacatataagcccaat
This window contains:
- the LOC139191935 gene encoding uncharacterized protein, translating into MFFDRSTRADEAGAIVVFMSPQWQTLPYSFQLSELRSNNVAEYQALIIGLQMAINMGITALEVFGDSKLIINQLLTEYEVRKDDLVPYFRLETQLLQEFETVTLEHVPRKENQMVDTLTNLASSMTLGKDEAADVLIC